A portion of the Punica granatum isolate Tunisia-2019 chromosome 7, ASM765513v2, whole genome shotgun sequence genome contains these proteins:
- the LOC116213545 gene encoding LOW QUALITY PROTEIN: O-fucosyltransferase 37 (The sequence of the model RefSeq protein was modified relative to this genomic sequence to represent the inferred CDS: inserted 1 base in 1 codon; deleted 1 base in 1 codon; substituted 4 bases at 4 genomic stop codons), translating to MVPLPAHVITGDNISEEKVEFWRQPNGEGSRPCLDFSLRYRKASATVPKERRKFLMVVVSGGLNQQTNQIVDAVVIARILGEALVVPVLLLNLIWQDESQFSELFDIEHFKKMLQADIHTVSVIPPTHSMPRHSVEMPHDVSPLWIRTSLLEKLHKKGVLLLKGLXSKPSKNLSVDLFSASXKWNKAFGKFLLSRSLICWSLQVAFHAIRFTVPVMDLRNXLARRMWIEGPFIALHLLIEKDVWVRSGCLTGLGPKFDQIIGDASASRPENAVVHLNTSHVHRRQAGLCPLNALEMAKLLKALGVQNSTRIYVAEGEPFGGADALKQLEMRFPNLVSKEMLAQSXELTPLVNKSYALAAINCIVSLSSNIFIPSHGGNMGRLMRGHRAXVGHRKYINPNKQAMFAVFNSVSLSDTEFGQIVREMHKNSQGQPEPRTNNKQDRDVLAYPVPECMCNTRHHRHFSSI from the exons ATGGTGCCACTGCCAGCTCACGTGATCACAGGTGACAATATTTCTGAAGAAAAGGTGGAGTTTTGGAGGCAGCCGAACGGCGAAGGGTCC CGGCCTTGTTTAGATTTCAGTCTCAGGTATAGGAAAGCTTCTGCAACGGTCccaaaggaaagaagaaagtTCTTAATGGTGGTTGTTTCTGGGGGATTGAATCAGCAGACGAATCAAATCGTCGATGCAGTCGTGATTGCAAGAATCCTCGGAGAGGCTTTAGTTGTGCCTGTTTTGCTGCTCAATCTGATTTGGCAAGATGAGAG CCAATTTTCCGAACTTTTTGACATCGAGCATTTCAAGAAGATGCTGCAAGCGGATATTCACACTGTATCAGTCATTCCTCCCACGCACTCGATGCCAAGACATTCAGTGGAGATGCCTCACGATGTGTCACCGCTTTGGATTCGAACTAGCCTTCTCGAAAAG CTTCATAAAAAAGGTGTGCTTCTTCTGAAAGGGT GCTCTAAGCCCTCGAAGAATCTATCTGTCGATCTCTTCAGTGCAAGTTAGAAATGGAATAAAGCCTTTGGTAAATTCTTGTTAAGTCGGTCACTAATATGCTGGAGTCTTCAGGTAGCTTTTCATGCCATAAGATTCACGGTGCCTGTCATGGATCTCAGGAATTAACTTGCTAGGAGAATGTGGATCGAGGGCCCATTTATAGCCCTACATCTCTTGATAGAGAAGGATGTTTGGGTGAGATCTGGGTGTCTCACAGGCTTAGGCCCAaaatttgaccaaattatagGAGATGCAAGCGCGTCTCGACCTGAAAATGCTGTGGTGCATTTGAACACGAGCCATGTTCATCGAAGACAGGCAGGACTTTGTCCCCTTAATGCGCTTGAAATGGCAAA ACTACTCAAGGCTCTAGGGGTGCAGAACAGCACACGAATATATGTTGCAGAAGGAGAACCGTTTGGAGGTGCTGATGCTCTAAAGCAGCTTGAGATGAGATTTCCGAATTTAGTTTCAAAAGAAATGTTGGCGCAGAGCTGAGAACTCACTCCTTTAGTGAATAAGTCGTATGCTCTAGCTGCAATCAACTGTATTGTCTCACTGAGC tcaaaTATATTCATCCCCTCCCATGGAGGAAACATGGGAAGGTTAATGCGG GGCCATAGAGCTTAGGTGGGGCACAGGAAGTACATAAATCCCAACAAACAAGCCATGTTTGCTGTATTCAATAGTGTATCCCTTTCAGATACAGAATTTGGGCAGATAGTTCGGGAGATGCACAAGAACTCCCAAGGCCAACCTGAACCTCGGACCAACAACAAGCAGGATCGAGACGTATTAGCATACCCAGTTCCTGAATGCATGTGTAATACGAGGCATCACAGGCACTTTTCAAGCATCTGA
- the LOC116214022 gene encoding beta-glucosidase 24-like translates to MGLLSHAPSASIFLLLIFCLSCIHYVASAKETSSELLNASDLSEAELNVKRSNFPRDFLFGAATSAVQTEGSASKYGKGPSVWDHYVQKFPGKVTDRSSPETAIDSYARYKDDVKLLKELGVDAYRFSIPWTRILPNGSLSGGVNQQAIDHYNDLINEVMSNGITPFVTLLHFDSPQILQDKYGGFLSHEIVDDFRDYAEICFRTYGDRVKHWITINEPLIIAQFGYDLGLAAPGRCSVPPNACPAGNSSTEPYIVTHNALLAHAAAAGLYKDKFQAEQRGEIGISLVGEFFEPYSESSNDKKAARRAMDFHVGWFLNPLVYGEYPRRMRNLVKGRLPTFSEGDKALVQGSLDFIGFNYYTSRYAKAIEIDPNVPPTSFSRDSFTDLQFARDGVPIGKKASGSDFIYIYPKGLGKLLTYTKRKYKSPKIYITENGISEAKNDSQPIHEALQDPHRIQFILQHLYQINRAIKKGVDVKGYFYWSQSDSFEFGKGRQDRYGLYYIDYQNNLTRIPKHSAKWLPSFLRNKGRTQSL, encoded by the exons ATGGGTCTTTTGTCTCACGCACCCTCTGCGTCGATCTTCTTGTTGCTCATTTTTTGCCTCTCCTGTATCCACTACG TTGCTTCGGCCAAGGAGACTTCCAGTGAGTTGCTGAATGCGAGTGATCTGTCGGAGGCGGAACTGAATGTCAAAAGATCTAACTTCCCGAGGGATTTCTTGTTTGGGGCAGCTACTTCAGCTGTGCAG ACTGAAGGATCAGCCAGTAAATACGGGAAAGGGCCGAGCGTTTGGGACCACTATGTCCAAAAGTTTCCAG GGAAGGTAACAGACCGAAGTTCCCCAGAAACTGCAATTGATTCATACGCTCGGTACAAG GACGATGTCAAGCTGCTTAAGGAGCTAGGAGTAGATGCTTACAGATTCTCCATTCCATGGACTCGGATTCTGCCCA ATGGATCATTGAGCGGAGGAGTGAACCAACAAGCCATCGATCACTATAATGATCTCATCAATGAAGTGATGAGCAATG GCATAACACCTTTCGTGACATTGTTGCACTTCGACTCCCCACAGATCCTACAAGACAAATATGGAGGATTCTTGAGCCATGAAATCGT GGATGATTTCAGGGACTATGCTGAGATCTGCTTCAGAACATATGGGGACAGGGTCAAGCATTGGATCACTATTAACGAGCCACTAATTATTGCTCAGTTCGGGTACGATTTAGGACTTGCAGCGCCAGGAAGGTGTTCGGTACCACCTAATGCATGCCCTGCAGGAAACTCATCAACCGAGCCTTACATCGTCACCCACAATGCCCTACTGGCTCATGCAGCTGCTGCTGGGCTCTACAAAGACAAGTTCCAA GCCGAACAGAGGGGAGAAATCGGAATCTCTCTTGTGGGTGAATTTTTTGAGCCTTACTCGGAATCATCAAATGATAAGAAAGCTGCACGCAGGGCCATGGACTTCCACGTGGGATG GTTTCTGAATCCTCTTGTCTACGGAGAGTACCCACGTAGAATGAGAAACCTGGTGAAGGGGAGGTTGCCCACCTTTAGTGAAGGAGATAAAGCACTAGTCCAAGGTTCATTAGATTTCATCGGCTTCAATTACTACACATCGAGATATGCTAAAGCCATCGAGATAGATCCAAACGTGCCACCAACAAGCTTCAGTCGTGACTCTTTCACGGATCTACAAT TTGCTAGAGATGGAGTTCCCATCGGCAAAAAG GCTTCGGGTAGCGATTTCATCTACATATACCCCAAGGGGCTTGGGAAACTTTTAACATACACGAAGAGAAAATACAAGAGCCCTAAGATCTACATTACCGAGAATG GAATTTCCGAGGCAAAGAATGACAGTCAACCAATTCATGAAGCTTTACAAGATCCACACCGAATTCAATTCATCCTTCAGCATCTATATCAGATCAACAGAGCGATAAA GAAAGGAGTGGATGTGAAGGGATACTTTTACTGGTCTCAGTCCGACAGTTTTGAGTTTGGAAAGGGGCGCCAAGATAGATACGGACTTTACTACATTGATTACCAGAACAATCTAACTCGTATCCCCAAGCATTCTGCAAAGTGGCTTCCTAGTTTCCTCCGGAACAAGGGAAGAACTCAATCCCTCTGA